In Jejubacter calystegiae, the following are encoded in one genomic region:
- the csrD gene encoding RNase E specificity factor CsrD codes for MRLTTKFSTFMTLLTGLAILVTLLGCSWSFYHSIHERGEHRLNRIVALVDNELLVRPPEQLDDRLNDMMVPLEIVRLTLSSGSLQVLDHELPPSYQPAGQHVRLRHHSVRLVKHPSLVLHLTWRDPVDDYFHSLLTTTPLSLAIAFMVIVLVFGARWVKRQFSGLELLESRSTRILNGERGKVVRGSLHEWPPRTSSAMDVLLSELHNAGEQRSRVDTLIRSYAAQDAQTGLSNRLFFENQLAMLLEDNEQVGTHGMVMMIRVPDFEILRETWERHSVDDYLYNLINLLSTFVMRYPGALLARYFHNDFAVLLPHSTLKEADGIASQLLKSVDAMPPTRMLDPLDMVHIGICAWRGGQSVEQVMEHAEAAVRNAVLQGSNSWAVYDDKLPEKGRGNVKWRTMLEDALRRGGPRLYQKPSVLRSGEVHHREMAGRIFDGETEVTSAEYMPVVQQLGLAEQYDRQMISRMIPLLRFWPEETLAFPVTVESLLRRPFQRWLRDTLMQCEKSIRNRILFELAEADVCQYISRLQPIVRLIKVLGARVAITQAGLTVVSTTYLQDLDAEILKLYPGLVRNIDKRTENQLFVESLVEACKGTRTMVFATGTRTRGEWQTLIEKGVSGAQGEFFVGSEPLDSNVKKYSRRYPV; via the coding sequence ATGCGCTTAACGACGAAATTTTCCACCTTTATGACCCTGCTGACGGGGCTGGCTATTCTGGTCACCCTGTTGGGGTGTTCGTGGAGTTTTTACCATTCGATTCATGAGCGGGGCGAGCACCGTCTGAACCGAATTGTAGCGCTGGTGGATAACGAACTGCTGGTGCGCCCGCCTGAGCAGCTGGACGATCGCCTTAACGATATGATGGTTCCGCTGGAGATTGTCCGCCTGACGCTGAGTTCGGGCAGCCTTCAGGTGCTGGATCATGAACTTCCGCCCAGCTATCAACCCGCCGGGCAGCATGTGCGCCTGCGCCACCACTCGGTACGGCTGGTGAAGCACCCCAGCCTGGTGCTGCATCTGACCTGGCGCGATCCCGTCGATGATTACTTCCATTCGCTGCTGACCACGACGCCGCTCTCGCTGGCGATTGCCTTTATGGTTATCGTGCTGGTATTTGGCGCCCGTTGGGTGAAACGCCAGTTTTCCGGCCTGGAGCTACTGGAAAGTCGCTCCACCCGAATTCTGAACGGCGAACGGGGAAAAGTAGTGCGTGGTTCGCTGCATGAGTGGCCGCCGCGGACCAGTAGCGCGATGGATGTTCTGCTGAGCGAACTGCACAACGCCGGGGAGCAGCGCAGCCGTGTGGATACGCTGATCCGCTCCTATGCGGCTCAGGATGCGCAGACGGGTCTGAGCAATCGCCTGTTTTTTGAAAATCAGCTCGCCATGTTGCTGGAAGATAATGAACAGGTAGGTACCCACGGCATGGTGATGATGATCCGCGTGCCGGATTTCGAAATTTTGCGCGAAACCTGGGAGCGTCACTCCGTCGATGACTACCTTTATAACCTGATCAATCTGCTGTCGACTTTTGTGATGCGTTACCCCGGCGCGTTGCTGGCGCGCTATTTCCACAACGATTTTGCTGTTCTGCTCCCGCACAGCACCCTGAAAGAAGCGGACGGCATTGCCAGCCAGTTGCTGAAATCGGTGGATGCGATGCCGCCCACCCGTATGCTGGATCCCCTGGATATGGTGCATATTGGTATCTGCGCCTGGCGCGGCGGTCAGAGCGTGGAACAGGTGATGGAGCATGCCGAAGCGGCGGTACGCAATGCCGTGCTCCAGGGCAGCAACAGTTGGGCGGTCTATGATGACAAGCTGCCGGAAAAAGGCCGCGGCAATGTGAAGTGGCGTACTATGCTGGAAGATGCCCTGCGTCGCGGCGGGCCGCGTCTGTATCAGAAACCTTCAGTGCTGCGTAGCGGTGAAGTGCATCACCGGGAAATGGCCGGGCGCATCTTCGACGGCGAGACTGAGGTGACGTCGGCGGAGTATATGCCGGTGGTTCAGCAACTTGGTTTAGCGGAGCAGTATGACCGCCAGATGATCTCCCGCATGATTCCGCTATTGCGTTTCTGGCCGGAAGAGACCCTGGCTTTTCCGGTCACCGTGGAGTCGCTGCTGCGCCGTCCATTTCAACGCTGGCTGCGCGATACTTTGATGCAGTGTGAAAAATCGATAAGAAATCGAATTCTTTTTGAACTTGCTGAGGCAGATGTTTGTCAATACATCAGCCGTTTACAGCCGATCGTCAGGCTGATTAAAGTACTGGGGGCTCGGGTGGCCATTACGCAGGCGGGATTGACCGTGGTAAGTACGACTTATCTCCAGGATTTGGACGCGGAAATTCTCAAACTGTATCCTGGGCTGGTCAGGAATATTGACAAGCGTACTGAAAATCAGTTGTTTGTTGAGAGCCTGGTGGAAGCCTGCAAGGGAACGCGTACCATGGTTTTTGCTACCGGTACGCGAACCCGTGGAGAATGGCAGACGCTGATCGAGAAAGGGGTGAGTGGCGCACAGGGTGAATTCTTTGTCGGTTCAGAGCCTCTTGACAGCAATGTGAAAAAATATTCACGTAGATATCCGGTTTAG